TAAGCGAATACGAAAAAGTTTCCCATGAAGCGCTGGAACGCGAGATCCACCAGGTGAAAAGGATGACCAGCGGACCGGTCGCCGTGAACTTCATGGGCGCGTTGAGCAACGTCAACGACCTGATCAAGACGGCCGTCAGCGGGGGAATCAGGATCATCGTCTTCGGCGCCGGCTTGCCGACCACACTCCCCGAGCTGGTCCCTGACCCTGAGGTGAACCTGGTGCCCATCGTTAGTTCGGCGCGGGTGGCGGAGTTGATCATGAGGGTCTGGGACAAGCGCTACAACCGGACCGCCGACGCCTTCATCCTGGAAGGGCCGCTGGCCGGCGGACACCTTGGTTTTTCGCACGAGCAGCTGGCGCAGCCGCAGGAATTCTCCCTGGAGCGCCTTTTGCCGGGCCTGCTGGAAGCGGTGAAAGCGTACGAGGACAAATACGGCCGCAAGATCCCGGTGATCGCCGGCGGCGGCATCTTCGACGGCCGCGATATCGCCCGCATGCTGAAGCTGGGCGCCGCCGGAGTGCAGATGGCCACCCGCTTCGTCTGCACCCTGGAATGCGGCGTTTCCACTGAATTCAAGCAGGCGTATCTGGACGCCAAAGAGGAAGACATCGTCATCATCGATAGCCCGGTGGGCATGCCCGGCCGTGCCATCCGCAATCATTTTTTAAAGGACCTGGAAACCAAGGGCAAAATTCCGGTGAAATGCCCCTACCGCTGCCTGACCGCATGTAAAGCCGACAAAGCCAATTACTGCATCGCCAAGGTGCTTTTGAATTCCTATTTCGGGGATGTGGAAAACGGGCTCATATTCTGCGGCCAGAACGCCTACCGGGTCGACAAGATCACGACCGTCAAGGAGATATTCGCCGAACTGGTAGCCGAGATGAAAACAGTATGAAGAAAATTTATCAAGGTAAAAGTAAAAAGATAAAAGGTAAAAGTAAGAAAATTGCGTGTACATTTCCTATTTCAATTTTTCTTACTTTTTCCTTTTTACTTTTACCTTTTTACTTTGTCTTTTTTGGCCTCAGCTTCTCAATGAAAGAAGCATCCACCCAATAGATGGCCGGACTGCCGTTGGGAGCCGTACGGTGCAGCCCGGCGATATAGTCGTAGGTCAGCGGCGCCGGCATCGATTCAATGGTCGGCATGCGCGCCGACATGAAGAAAAGGTACTTGCTGTCCAGTGACAGGCTGGCCGCGTATTCGTCGCTGCCCGCGGTGTTGATCGCCGCCCCCAGGTTGACCGGCTCGCTCCAGCTGTCATCGGCATTGCGGAATACGGCGTAGTAATCGCAGCCGCCCAGGCTGTCGGGCAAGCCCCAAATGGGGACGATGGCCAAACGCCCGTCTGGGGAAAAATAGGCGTTGTAACGCGCCTTGCCGGCGTTGATCTGCGGCGGCAGCCTCTCCGGGCTGGCATATTGGCCGTCGACCCAGCGGCTGCGGAAAATGGCCTCGCCCTTGCCCGTCGTGTCGGGCCCGGTGTAATAGAGGGTGCCGTCCATTGTGGTCACGGGAAAGTATTCACCGCCCGGGGTATTGACCGGCGCGCCCAGGTTCCTGGGCTCGCCCCAGCCGGCACCCTGGCGCTCCATGACCCAGATATCATCGTCATGTTTATCGGAGGTTTTCCCCGGAGCCGGGCGGTCGGAAATAAAGAAGAACTTCCGCCCGTCGGGAGAGATATGCGGTTCGCCGTAATGGACGCCGGGCTGGTCCAGCCCGGGCACCACCTGCGGGGCGCTCCAACGGCCGTTCTCGTAACGGCAGCAGACGATGTTGCTCAGTTTGTACTGGCCGAGGACGACGCAGACATAGATCTCGCGCCCATCGGGGGTCATGGTGAGATCGCGGGTAAACAAGCCCGTATTCACGATCCCGGGGGCGAAAATCTGCGGCACCGCCCCGGGCGGGTTCTGGCCGAGATAGGCCCAGGACGGGTCCTCTTCAGCAGCCGGCAAAAAAACACCCCCCAGCCAAGCCAGCAGGCAAAAAATCGTCAGCGTATACTTCATGGTTCCTCCTCCTTGGCCGTGCGGCGAAGACCAATGGCGTTTTTACGCAAAAACAGGGGAATTGGTTCACAGCAAACTCACCCCCATCCCCCCTCTCTTGCAAAGAGAGGGGGAAATATCTGCTCCCCTTCTCTTGGGGAAGAGAAGGGGTGGGGGGATGAGTTGATTGGTTGTGCAAGCGCCGTTTATCTTTTTCTCGTCATTTCGCCATTGGCATTTGGTGCTTGTCTGAAATGTGGCGTCGGGGAATTGGAATAGCGATTTGCAATATTTCTCCCCCTGGATTACAATACCCATTGGCTGCGAATGTAAAGAATTTTCCATAAAAAAAAGGATCGGCGATGAAGCGACAATTCCCGAATTTCCTGTTCCTGACCTGCCTGCTGGCGCCCTCTGTTTTCGCGGTTGAGGTTCGGGCCGTGCGCGTGACCAACGGCCCCAGGATCGACGGCCGCCTGGACGATCCTGCCTGGAGCTCGGTTGAGCCATTCAGCGCCTTCCGCATGGCCGACCCGCTCCCCGGCGGCGAGCCGAGCGAACGGACCGAGCTGCGCATCGTCTACGACCACGCCAACCTCTACATCGGCATCCGCTGCCTGGACGGCTCACCGGGGCAAATCACGGCCCATTCCATGCTCCACGACAACGGCTACGAAGCGCACGGCTGGGGCGGCCAGGGCGTCGTCGGCACCGGCAACGACGATGTCGTCCGCGTGTTGATCGATCCCTTCCTGGACAAGCGCAGCGGCTACTTCTTCACCGTCAACCCGCGCGGCGCCCGCGGCGAGGGCTTGGCCTCGGGCGGCAGCGCCAGCCTCAACTGGGACGGCATCTGGGACGCGGCCGGCCGCATCGACGACACGGGCTGGAGCGCCGAGCTGAAGATCCCCTTCAAGACCATCCAGTTCCGCGCCGGCCTCCCGGCTTGGGGGATCAACATCGAAAGATTCATCGCCCGCAAGAACGAGAAGATCCGTTTGGCCGGGACCGACCGCGACAGCAATTTCTTCAACCCCATGGCCGCCGCCTCCCTGGCCGGCATCAGCGGCGTCAAGCAGGGCAAGGGGATCACCATCCGCCCCTACGGGCTGCTCAGCGTCGAAAAGAATCATGCCGATACCCTGGGCTTTCAGTGGAAGCTGGACGGCGGTTTCGACATCTACAAGAATTTCACCCCCAACCTGGTGGGCGCCTTCAGCTACAATATGGATTTCGCCGAGACCGAGGCCGACGAGCGGCGCATCAACCTGACTCGTTTCCCGCTGTTCTTCCCTGAAAAGCGCATGTTCTTTCTTGAGGGATCGGAGACCTTCAGCTTCAGCTCCAGCGTCAGCTTCCAGCCTTTTTTCAGCCGCAAGATCGGCTTGTACCAGGGCGAGCAGGTCCCGGTCCTCTTCGGCGGCAAGGTGTTCGGCAAGATCGGCCAGACCAACCTGGCCTTCCTCGATGTGCAGACCGAAAAATATTCCGGGCTGCCAGGGCGCAACTTTTTGGCCCTGCGCGTGACCCGGGACATATTCAGCGAGAGCAAGGTCGGCTTCATCCTGACCAACGGCAGCCCGACCGGCGAGCGCAACACTCTGCTCGGCGCCGATTTTCGCTACGCCACCTCGCGCTTCTTCGGCGACAAGAACCTCAACCTGGCCGCCTGGCTGGCCTTCAACTGGAACGAAAAGACCGAGGGCAGCCACGCCGGCTTCGGCTTCCGGGCCAACTATCCCAACGACCTCTGGGACATCCAGAGCACCTACGCCTGGTATGGCGCGGCGCTCGACCCGGGGCTGGGTTTCATGCTGCGCCAGAGCATGCAGACCTTCTACCTGCGCGTCGCCCTGCAGCCGCGGCCGGCCGCGAACTGGCTGAAGGAACTGGTCCGGCAGTTCTTTTTCAACGTCAGTGGCGATTTTTACTGGGACCTGCAGGGCAATCTCGAAACCAGCCGCGTGGAACTGACCCCCATGAGCTTCAAGACCGAGAGCGGCGAGCAGCTCAATTTCAAGCTCACGGCCAACCGCGACATCCTGCCCGCCGAATTCGAAGTGTCAGAGGGGGTCATCCTGCAAGCCGGCGACTACGGTTTCACCAGCCTGGGCATCAGCATCAGCAGCGCCACGCACCGGAAATGGGTCTTTAACGCCGGCATCGATTTCGGCGAATTCTACTCGGGGCACTACGACAACTTCAGCTTCGGTTTGACCCTCAAGTACAAGGGCTACGCCAACCTAGGGCTAGATGTCAACCTGGTGCGCGGCCGGCTCCCGGAGGGCGATTTCAACGAGAACGTCTACCAGCTGAAGGCCGACATCTTTCTCTCGCCCGACATCGGCTTCATGAACTACATCCAGTACGACAGCATCTCCAAGCTGCTGGGCTGGAGCATGCGCCTGAAGTGGCGCGTCTCGCCAGGCAACGAGATCGCCCTGATCTACAACAAGAACTGGGAGCGGCGCTGGGACCCGGCCAGCCGCTTCTATCCCCGGGAGGAGCGCGGAGTCTTCAAGCTGTCATTGTCCATCAGGCCATAAAGACACTTCGTGACGAGTGACGAGTGACGAGTGACGTGAGAAGAAAAAACAGGTTATAATTCCTAATGCAGGGGTTTGATTCATCAAACCCTTTAAGCTGATGCAATTTAAATTGTTGTCTGCTATGCTTATAAACCGATGAACCAATGGAAATTCTGACTAAGAAATTGCAAAACAAGCTGGACCGTTTGCTTCGCACCGCTCCCGAGCTGTCCCTGGGGCCGCGGCAAAAAATGGTCATTTTTTCCGACCTGCATCTGGGCGACGGCGGCGGCAACGACGATTTCAAAAAAAACGGCGAGCTTTTCCTGGCCGTGTTGCGCAACCGCTACCTGGAGGAAAATTTCACCCTGATCCTCAACGGCGACATCGAGGAACTGGCCCGCTTCCCGATCAAACGCATCATGGACAGCTGGGGCGACATCTACCGCGTCTGGACCGAATTCGCCGCTCGCGACGCCCTGATCAAGTTGGTCGGCAACCACGACCTGTCGCTGTTGCGGCGCCGCTCCCGCGACCTGCCTTTCCCGGTCATTGAATCTCTGAAGGTCCGTTGGCGCGACAAATTGCTTTTCATCGTGCACGGCCACCAGACCTCGCACCTGAACTGGGCCTTCCAAACCCTGGGCATTCTGTTCCTGCGCTGGCTGCTCCACCCGCTGGGCTTCGGCAACTACACGGTGGCCGAGAGCAGCCGCCGCCGCTTTCGCGTGGAAAGGCGCATGTACGGTTTTGCCCGCGCGAAAAAGCTCATGGCCCTGATCGGCCACACCCACCGGCCTTTGTTCGAGTCCCTGCCGCGCCTCGAAACATTGAAGATCGAGATCGAGAACCTCTGCCGCAAGTTCCCGCAAGCCAAAGCCGGAGAGAAGTTCGAATTGGGATCAAAGTTGACGCTCCTGAAAGAGGAATACGTCAAGCTGCAGCACAAGGACCACCGGACCCAAAGCTCCGAAAATCTCTACCACGACGGCCCGCTGCTGCCCTGTTTGTTCAATTCGGGCTGCGGCATCGGCCGCCACGGCATCACCGCCATCGAGATCGTCGGCGGCCGCGTTGCCCTGGTCTACTGGTTCGACCGCCGCAAATCGGCCAAATATTTTGAGTCTGAAGGCTACCAACCGCAGCAGCTTGACAACAGCGACTTCTACCGCGTGGTCCTGAAGGAAGAAGACCTGGAGTACATTTTCACGAGAATCAATCTTTTGGGGTAACTGCATAAGAATAAAATTTCAAATCACAAATCCCAAATTCCAATAACATTATTGAAGATTTTAGATAATGTCTTCATGAAGGGGACGCAAATTTGCATCCCCTACCAAGACAGATATCTTTCATTTGTAGGGGTTCAATACGAGATTTTCAAAGAGCAAATTGAACCCCTACTAAGCATTGCAAACATTACAAAATTGATTAAATTTTTAATAAATATTAATTATATTAATATTTATATTGACTAAATCAAATTTTAATGCTATATATTATTCATAAAATCAATGGAGGTGGCGCCATGGCAAGCACTTGGCAAGACTTGACCCGCCTGACCCAAGGCAATCCCCTGACTGTGGAGCGGGTGCGCATGACCGGCCGCGACCTGGCCATCGATGGCAGCTTCGAGCTTCCGCCCTTGGCCAGGCTGACCGAGGAAGATCAGATCTTCGTTACAGCCTTCCTGCGCTGCCACGGCTCGATCAAGGAGATGGAGGCGCTGTTCGGCATCTCCTACCCGACGGTCAAGAACCGCCTCAACCGCATCGCCGCCCAGCTCGAGTACGTCGAGATCAACCCGCCGCCGTCGTCGCTGGAGCTGCTCGGCCGCCTCGAAAAGGGCGAGATCGACGTCGCCGAGACGCTGAAAAAACTGGAGAAGAAGCCATGATCCCGCTCTGGTTGTGGATCCGCGTCGAGGAGCAGGGGCAGCGCCGCCTGGCGCTGCCCATCCCGATCATTCTCGTCTGGCTGCTTTTAGCGGCCCTGCTGCTCCTGCTGCTGCCGCTGGTGCTGCTGACGGCGCTGCTCTCCTGGCCCTGGGGCTGGGGCAAGCCGTTGTTGCAAATATATTTTCAAATTTTCGTCATGATCGGCTCGCTGTCGGGGCTCAAGCTCGACATTTCCAGCCGCAAGCACGACAAGATCACCCATGTCATTTTGCGCTAATCCTGCTACGCAGGATAAGTACCTTAGAATACAAATTTTCTCGTTTTTTAACAAGTAAATTTGTTTTAAGGTACTAATAAGGAGGAAACGATGAACGAGGAAAAAAGAAAGATCCTGGAAATGCTGGCCGACAAGAAGATATCGGTCGACGACGCCGAAAAGCTGCTCGCCGCTGTCTCCGAGCGCGCCGGCGAAGGGGGAACCCTTTTAAGCGACGCCGCCGGCAAGCCCGGCCCCAAGTACCTGCGCGTGCTGGTCGAGCCGGCGGCCGACAACCCCAAGGGCGACCGGGTCAACATCCGCGTGCCGCTCAATCTGGTGCGCGCCGGCTTGAAGTTCGCCAGCTTCATCCCGGCCCAGGCCCAAGAGAAGATCAACAACGAAATGAAGGAGAAGGGGGTCCCCTTCGACCTAAGCCATTTCAACCCCCAGGACATCGAGGCCCTGCTGGTCCACCTCAACGACCTGACCGTCGAGGTCGAGGGCAAGGAAAAAGTCAGGGTATTCTGCGAATAGCAAAACTCGTAGGGGCACGGCGCGCCGTGCCCCTACAAAAGATTAAAACTCAGGAAAAGAATGATGAATATCTGCAAACAAGGTAAAAAGGCCGAAGAGAAAAAATATAAGAATAAGGGTGAAAAAACCCTGGTCGCGGACCCGCATGCTCCTTTCCCCCTCTTCCCCTTCGGCACCTTCCTTCTGCCCTTGTTTATCCCTTGCCCGCCACCGACCGAGGGCAAAAAGAAAGATTAAGGGGCATTGATGGTTGCCATTTTCAAATTCCAAGCATCAAATTACAAACAAGCACCAGGTTCCAATGCCAAAACGAAGAGAGCGGCATTAGTTGATGGGTAAATGAGTTGAAGGGGCAACGGCAATGACAGCGAAATATTGCGGTTTTGCTTGACCCATCAACCCTTTTACCCTTCTACCCATCTACTTCTTTGTTTGGAATAGTTATTTGACATCATTCCCGCCTTGGTGGTAAGGTAAAAACCTCGAATCCGCTCCCGTTTGGAAGGCAACATGATCGAACTGCGCAATGTCTGCAAGAGCTACAACAAGGGCTCGATACGAGCCGTCGACGATCTCACCCTGGCCGTCCCGCCCGGGGAGATTTTCGGCTTTCTCGGCCCCAACGGCGCCGGCAAGACCACGACCATCAAGATGATCGTCGGCATCCTCGCCCCCGACTCGGGGACGATCGCCGTCGAGGGCCGCGACAACCGCAAGGAAACCCTGGCCTGCAAGAAGGTCACCGCCTACGTCCCCGACGAGCCGGAGATCTACGAGCGCCTCACCGGCCTCGAATACCTCAACTTCATCGCCGATGTCTACGGCGTGCCGGCAGGCGTGCGAGCTGAGCGCGCCGGCCGCTGGCTGGAGAAGTTCGAGCTGAGCGCCGCGGTCGCCGAAAAGTTCTGCGACCGCATCGCCATCATCCACAAGGGGCGCTTGATCGCCTGCGGCAGCCTCGACGAGCTGCGCCGCCAGGCCGGCGAGTCGCAGTCGCTGGAGAACATTTTCCTGGAGCTGACCGAGCCATGAGGCGCCTCTTCGCCCTCCTGGGCGCCGGCTTGCGCCAGAACTTCGGCCTGTCCCTGCTCAAGTACAAGGTTTTAAAGGAAAAAAAGGACCTCTGGCTGGTGCTGCTGGCCGGCATCGGTTTCTTGAGCCTGCTCCCGGTCGTCGTGCTGTACGTCAAGGGCCTCGGCCGCTTGTTCGCCATCCTGCGCGCCGCCGGGCAGGAGACGGCCATGCTGACCCTGGCCATACTGGTCGGCCAGTTTTTCATCCTGGTCTTCGGCCTCTTCTACGTCCTCTCGGCTTTTTACTTTTCCCGCGACCTCGAGTTCCTGGTGGCGCTGCCGGCCCGCCCCTTCGAGGTCATCGGCGCCAAGTTCGGCGTCATCCTGGTCAACGAGTATTTGACCGCCCTGCTCATCGTCGTTCCGGCCTTCGTCGTCTACGGCGTCATGGCGGCAAAACCCCTCGCCTACTGGCCCCTGGCCGTACTCGTCTTCCTGCTGCTGCCGGTCATCCCCCTGGCCCTGTCGGGACTGCTGGTCATGGCCATGATGCGCCTGGTGAACGTCAGCCGCAAAAAGGATTTCCTCATCCTGGCCGGCTCGCTGGCGCTGCTGGCTGGTGTCCTCTTCCTGCAGCTCGGCCTCGCCGGCAACCGCAGTCCCGAGGAGCTGGTGAAGTTCTTCGGCGCCGCCGACGGCCTGGCGCGACTTTTGGGCGAGAAGTTCCCGCCCTGCATCTGGGCCTCGCGTCTTTTGGCCGCAGGCTTCAGCGCCCCGGGGTTCGGATATCTGGTCTTATATGCCGGCGGTTCCATCGCCGTGCTGCTGCTCCTGCTGTGGGTTTCGGAAAAGCTCTTTTATCGCGGCCTGATCGGATTGTCCGAAATGGCCGTTCGCCGCAAAAAGCTTTCCGCCGTTGCCCTGGCCAACGGCTTCGCCAACGGCCGCAAAGCCTGGCAGGCCATCTTTTCGCGCGAGTGGAAGCTGATGAACCGCACCCCCATTTTTCTCCTCAACGGCATCCTCTCAGTCGTCCTGGTCCCGGTCATGCTCTTTTTCATGGTGCGCACCAGCGCCGGTTCGTCTTCGCTGGCCATCCTGAAGATCCTGGGCTCGGGAAACCGCATGGCCGAGACCATGTTTGCTGCCGCATTTTTCGTCGCCTGCGGCTGTCTGAACGGCACCGCCTCGTCGACCTTCTCGCGCGAGGGGCGCAATTTCTGGATCTCCAAGGTCATCCCGGTTTCTCCTGGTCGCCAGGCAGCAGGCAAGTTCCTCCACTCCTACCTGGTCGCGGCCCTGGGCGTTCTGGGCGGCTCGCTGACCGCCTGGCTGGCCCTGGGCCTGGGCTGGAAGAGCATCCTCCCGGCCGCCCTGCTGGCCTTCGTTGCCGGCGTATGGCTCACCGCGATGAACATGGCCGTCGACCTGGCCCGGCCGCTGCTGTCATGGACCAATCCGCAGCGGGCCATCAAGCAGAACCTGAACGTGGTCATCGCCATGGCCGTCGACGCCGCCATCGTCTATGGCTTTTATCATGTTTTCCGGCTGTTGCGCCGCGCCGGCCTGGACAACAAGGGGCTGATCGTTGTGCTGTTCATTATCCTCTCTTTGCTGGCCGCT
This DNA window, taken from Candidatus Aminicenantes bacterium, encodes the following:
- a CDS encoding carbohydrate binding family 9 domain-containing protein, which encodes MKRQFPNFLFLTCLLAPSVFAVEVRAVRVTNGPRIDGRLDDPAWSSVEPFSAFRMADPLPGGEPSERTELRIVYDHANLYIGIRCLDGSPGQITAHSMLHDNGYEAHGWGGQGVVGTGNDDVVRVLIDPFLDKRSGYFFTVNPRGARGEGLASGGSASLNWDGIWDAAGRIDDTGWSAELKIPFKTIQFRAGLPAWGINIERFIARKNEKIRLAGTDRDSNFFNPMAAASLAGISGVKQGKGITIRPYGLLSVEKNHADTLGFQWKLDGGFDIYKNFTPNLVGAFSYNMDFAETEADERRINLTRFPLFFPEKRMFFLEGSETFSFSSSVSFQPFFSRKIGLYQGEQVPVLFGGKVFGKIGQTNLAFLDVQTEKYSGLPGRNFLALRVTRDIFSESKVGFILTNGSPTGERNTLLGADFRYATSRFFGDKNLNLAAWLAFNWNEKTEGSHAGFGFRANYPNDLWDIQSTYAWYGAALDPGLGFMLRQSMQTFYLRVALQPRPAANWLKELVRQFFFNVSGDFYWDLQGNLETSRVELTPMSFKTESGEQLNFKLTANRDILPAEFEVSEGVILQAGDYGFTSLGISISSATHRKWVFNAGIDFGEFYSGHYDNFSFGLTLKYKGYANLGLDVNLVRGRLPEGDFNENVYQLKADIFLSPDIGFMNYIQYDSISKLLGWSMRLKWRVSPGNEIALIYNKNWERRWDPASRFYPREERGVFKLSLSIRP
- a CDS encoding nitronate monooxygenase, whose protein sequence is SEYEKVSHEALEREIHQVKRMTSGPVAVNFMGALSNVNDLIKTAVSGGIRIIVFGAGLPTTLPELVPDPEVNLVPIVSSARVAELIMRVWDKRYNRTADAFILEGPLAGGHLGFSHEQLAQPQEFSLERLLPGLLEAVKAYEDKYGRKIPVIAGGGIFDGRDIARMLKLGAAGVQMATRFVCTLECGVSTEFKQAYLDAKEEDIVIIDSPVGMPGRAIRNHFLKDLETKGKIPVKCPYRCLTACKADKANYCIAKVLLNSYFGDVENGLIFCGQNAYRVDKITTVKEIFAELVAEMKTV
- a CDS encoding DUF2089 domain-containing protein translates to MASTWQDLTRLTQGNPLTVERVRMTGRDLAIDGSFELPPLARLTEEDQIFVTAFLRCHGSIKEMEALFGISYPTVKNRLNRIAAQLEYVEINPPPSSLELLGRLEKGEIDVAETLKKLEKKP
- a CDS encoding ABC transporter ATP-binding protein codes for the protein MIELRNVCKSYNKGSIRAVDDLTLAVPPGEIFGFLGPNGAGKTTTIKMIVGILAPDSGTIAVEGRDNRKETLACKKVTAYVPDEPEIYERLTGLEYLNFIADVYGVPAGVRAERAGRWLEKFELSAAVAEKFCDRIAIIHKGRLIACGSLDELRRQAGESQSLENIFLELTEP
- a CDS encoding metallophosphoesterase → MEILTKKLQNKLDRLLRTAPELSLGPRQKMVIFSDLHLGDGGGNDDFKKNGELFLAVLRNRYLEENFTLILNGDIEELARFPIKRIMDSWGDIYRVWTEFAARDALIKLVGNHDLSLLRRRSRDLPFPVIESLKVRWRDKLLFIVHGHQTSHLNWAFQTLGILFLRWLLHPLGFGNYTVAESSRRRFRVERRMYGFARAKKLMALIGHTHRPLFESLPRLETLKIEIENLCRKFPQAKAGEKFELGSKLTLLKEEYVKLQHKDHRTQSSENLYHDGPLLPCLFNSGCGIGRHGITAIEIVGGRVALVYWFDRRKSAKYFESEGYQPQQLDNSDFYRVVLKEEDLEYIFTRINLLG
- a CDS encoding sialidase family protein; translation: MKYTLTIFCLLAWLGGVFLPAAEEDPSWAYLGQNPPGAVPQIFAPGIVNTGLFTRDLTMTPDGREIYVCVVLGQYKLSNIVCCRYENGRWSAPQVVPGLDQPGVHYGEPHISPDGRKFFFISDRPAPGKTSDKHDDDIWVMERQGAGWGEPRNLGAPVNTPGGEYFPVTTMDGTLYYTGPDTTGKGEAIFRSRWVDGQYASPERLPPQINAGKARYNAYFSPDGRLAIVPIWGLPDSLGGCDYYAVFRNADDSWSEPVNLGAAINTAGSDEYAASLSLDSKYLFFMSARMPTIESMPAPLTYDYIAGLHRTAPNGSPAIYWVDASFIEKLRPKKTK